In Thiovulum sp. ES, one DNA window encodes the following:
- a CDS encoding plasmid maintenance system antidote protein (PFAM: Helix-turn-helix) gives MEKKEAKSEENLVKKTCRELGITQKELAEIFGVTPHTVTNWVRGRMEEVHKRALIGLIYEKNLKDIEKKIQDVNIEYF, from the coding sequence TTGGAAAAAAAAGAGGCAAAAAGTGAAGAAAATTTAGTTAAAAAGACTTGTCGAGAACTTGGAATCACTCAAAAAGAACTTGCTGAAATTTTTGGTGTTACACCACATACTGTTACAAATTGGGTTCGTGGAAGAATGGAAGAAGTTCATAAAAGAGCTTTAATAGGTTTAATTTATGAAAAAAACCTCAAAGATATTGAAAAAAAAATACAAGATGTAAATATAGAATATTTTTAG
- a CDS encoding NADH:ubiquinone oxidoreductase subunit 1 (chain H) (PFAM: NADH dehydrogenase) has translation MMETLFGALVFPGVLFVLVWAVFVFWFFRKFLALIHKRVGPYYNGPMGTMQTFYDFSKLLTKESITPKGIDPLLFSSIPILAPVIAITPVAFIPWNGVGTELVSTEFGVLALIVFVGIEPFLLFLTGFGSNNKYSILGGIRILTQTISMETPFFLSALAPALLFGTMNLSEIVEQTNVISALILLPSFVLFFISVLGVLEQPPFNIPDAEQEVVYGFYTEYSGTNYFLLKLAEFAEFLIVFAMASVLFFGGTKGFFFDSFWCLLLKLLIMAMFMLLIRATTPRLRVSQMLNFSWSYLLPISFMNLAFVIFAKIYFLGGVQ, from the coding sequence ATGATGGAGACACTTTTCGGGGCTTTAGTTTTCCCTGGGGTTCTGTTCGTTTTAGTTTGGGCAGTTTTTGTATTTTGGTTTTTTAGAAAGTTTTTAGCACTTATTCATAAAAGAGTTGGTCCATACTACAATGGACCAATGGGAACAATGCAAACATTTTACGACTTTTCAAAACTACTAACGAAAGAGAGTATCACACCGAAAGGAATCGATCCACTTCTCTTTTCAAGTATCCCAATTCTAGCACCTGTAATTGCAATTACTCCAGTCGCATTTATTCCGTGGAATGGAGTTGGAACAGAACTTGTTTCAACTGAATTTGGTGTTTTAGCTCTAATTGTTTTTGTTGGAATTGAGCCGTTTTTACTATTTTTGACTGGTTTTGGTTCAAATAACAAATACTCTATTCTTGGTGGAATTCGGATTTTAACTCAAACAATCTCAATGGAGACTCCGTTTTTCCTTTCAGCTCTTGCTCCAGCTCTGCTTTTTGGAACTATGAATTTGAGTGAAATTGTGGAACAAACAAATGTAATAAGTGCTTTAATTCTTTTACCGTCGTTTGTGCTATTTTTCATTTCAGTTCTCGGAGTTTTGGAACAGCCACCTTTCAATATTCCCGATGCTGAACAGGAAGTTGTCTATGGTTTTTACACAGAATATAGTGGAACAAACTATTTTCTTTTGAAACTTGCCGAGTTTGCTGAATTTCTGATCGTCTTTGCGATGGCTTCCGTACTATTCTTTGGAGGTACAAAAGGATTTTTCTTTGATAGTTTTTGGTGTCTGCTTCTCAAACTTCTAATTATGGCAATGTTCATGCTCTTAATTCGTGCGACAACTCCACGACTTCGAGTCTCACAAATGCTTAATTTTTCATGGTCATATCTTCTTCCGATCTCTTTCATGAATTTGGCATTTGTCATTTTTGCAAAAATATACTTTTTAGGAGGTGTTCAATGA
- a CDS encoding NADH:ubiquinone oxidoreductase 49 kD subunit 7 (PFAM: Respiratory-chain NADH dehydrogenase, 30 Kd subunit; Respiratory-chain NADH dehydrogenase, 49 Kd subunit), with product MSLSTVIHDLRDYKKNWLKGRIADPSTLKHTAEKIKKFGYKTVITISATDFIAENKFEMNYFFTDLIGNKNLWVKMDIPRDDAKVDSITPIFGGADWHERETFSNYAIDFVGHPDLQPIIISSDFYGKGPYRKDFDTVAHEKEINSKINEIYENFENEFSENDGSVTTLNWGPTHPASGPLRLRVDVDGEDILKVRADIGFVWRGLESLAEKKDFIGCITVVERICFMDNTNPMICYAQALEEIAGVKITPLAEMMRVVLGEVGRISSHFMGIGGFFGTMGLHTLQMWAMDTREGFLDFLEDYSGARIATASVEAGGVRFPLKLETLETLEKAISYYEGKRDQFRGIFVKNPTMQKRASTVGIVKYDEVHEFSLSGVVARASGVKTDIRKDEPYAGYDKMEFDVVTRDEGSARSRFEVIFDELDESMKILKQAIENIKKGAEDGTYNLEKDHMVKVPKKLPKGEAISRVEWARGELMMHLVTEEKGKNPYRLKIKAPSFTHTMMVEKLLEGNTISDIPIVFGSMYICQGDLDR from the coding sequence TTGAGTTTAAGCACAGTTATACACGATTTACGAGATTACAAAAAAAATTGGCTCAAGGGACGAATTGCTGATCCATCGACTTTGAAACATACGGCGGAAAAAATCAAGAAGTTTGGATACAAAACAGTTATCACAATTTCGGCAACAGATTTTATTGCGGAAAATAAATTTGAGATGAACTACTTTTTTACCGACCTCATCGGCAATAAGAATTTGTGGGTGAAAATGGATATTCCGCGAGATGATGCAAAAGTTGATTCCATTACTCCAATTTTTGGTGGTGCGGATTGGCACGAACGGGAAACTTTCTCAAATTATGCAATTGATTTTGTCGGACATCCCGATTTGCAACCGATTATTATTTCTAGCGATTTTTACGGAAAAGGTCCTTATCGAAAAGATTTTGACACCGTCGCACATGAGAAAGAGATAAATTCAAAAATCAATGAAATCTACGAAAATTTTGAAAACGAATTTTCTGAAAATGATGGTTCTGTAACGACTTTGAATTGGGGTCCAACTCACCCAGCAAGTGGGCCTCTCCGATTACGAGTTGATGTTGATGGTGAGGATATTTTAAAAGTTCGAGCTGACATCGGTTTTGTTTGGCGAGGTCTTGAGAGTCTTGCTGAAAAGAAAGATTTCATCGGCTGTATAACAGTTGTTGAAAGAATCTGTTTCATGGACAATACAAATCCAATGATCTGTTATGCTCAAGCTCTTGAAGAAATTGCAGGAGTCAAAATCACTCCACTTGCTGAAATGATGAGAGTCGTTTTAGGTGAAGTTGGTCGAATCTCATCTCACTTTATGGGAATTGGTGGCTTTTTTGGAACGATGGGACTTCACACTTTACAGATGTGGGCAATGGACACACGAGAAGGATTTTTAGATTTTCTTGAAGATTACAGTGGGGCAAGAATTGCGACAGCTTCAGTAGAAGCAGGTGGAGTTAGATTTCCTTTGAAACTTGAAACTTTAGAGACTCTTGAGAAAGCAATCTCATATTATGAGGGAAAAAGAGACCAATTTAGAGGAATCTTTGTAAAAAACCCAACAATGCAAAAAAGAGCTTCGACAGTCGGAATTGTTAAATACGATGAGGTGCATGAGTTTTCACTTTCTGGTGTTGTGGCTCGGGCTTCTGGAGTCAAAACTGATATTCGGAAAGATGAACCGTATGCTGGATATGACAAAATGGAATTTGATGTTGTAACTCGGGACGAAGGTTCGGCACGAAGTCGTTTTGAAGTGATTTTTGATGAACTTGATGAAAGTATGAAAATTCTCAAACAGGCAATCGAAAATATCAAAAAAGGTGCTGAAGACGGAACTTACAATTTAGAAAAAGACCACATGGTGAAAGTTCCAAAAAAACTACCAAAAGGTGAAGCAATTAGTCGAGTTGAATGGGCAAGAGGCGAATTGATGATGCATCTTGTTACTGAAGAGAAAGGAAAAAATCCTTACCGACTCAAAATAAAAGCTCCAAGTTTCACTCATACAATGATGGTTGAAAAACTTTTAGAGGGAAATACAATTTCAGATATTCCGATTGTTTTTGGAAGTATGTATATTTGTCAAGGAGATTTAGACAGATGA
- a CDS encoding NADH-quinone oxidoreductase, B subunit (PFAM: NADH ubiquinone oxidoreductase, 20 Kd subunit~TIGRFAM: NADH-quinone oxidoreductase, B subunit) — MIKILDFFDYARSESPWMVHFCSGCCSLEMAAAMGPRYDWERYGYLPTPTPRQADVMFITGLVSKKILPVLLRTYAQMPEPSYVVALGACAYDGGPYNESMTVIKNVTEILPADVFIAGCPPRPEAIISGLEDLKKKIKSGEPSEASKGGLWKEMKF; from the coding sequence ATGATTAAGATTTTAGACTTTTTCGACTATGCTCGAAGTGAATCGCCGTGGATGGTGCATTTTTGTAGCGGATGCTGTTCGCTGGAAATGGCAGCAGCAATGGGACCAAGATACGATTGGGAGAGATACGGATATTTGCCGACTCCAACACCAAGACAAGCAGATGTGATGTTTATCACAGGACTTGTATCAAAAAAGATTTTGCCTGTTCTTTTACGAACTTATGCACAAATGCCTGAACCTAGTTATGTTGTGGCACTCGGAGCTTGTGCTTATGACGGAGGACCTTACAACGAATCTATGACAGTTATCAAAAATGTAACAGAGATTCTTCCCGCAGATGTTTTTATTGCAGGTTGTCCGCCAAGACCAGAAGCAATTATTTCAGGGTTGGAAGATCTGAAAAAGAAGATTAAAAGTGGAGAACCGAGTGAAGCAAGTAAAGGCGGACTTTGGAAGGAGATGAAATTTTGA